The genomic segment TGGGTCACCATGAGAATGGTGACACCTTCCTTCGTGTGGAGCCTGTTTAAGATTTCCATGATCGCATCTCCCGTGGCAGAATCGAGATTACCCGTGGGCTCGTCGGCAAAGAGAACCTTGGGGCGGTTGATGAGGGCTCGTGCGATGGCGACCCTCTGCTTCTCACCGCCCGAGAGGGCAGACGGAAGATGATCCGTCCTGTGTCCCATCTCCATTTTCTCGAGCAGTTCCATCGCACGTTTCTCCCGCTCTTCGCCGGGCATCTTTATCGGAAAGAGGGGTAGCGCCACATTCTCCCACGCCGAGAGCGTGGGGATAAGGTTGAAAGACTGAAAGATGAACCCCACGTTGTTTCTGCGAAAGAGGGCAAGCTCATCTTCTGACGCGCTGGTTATATCCGTGCCATCCAACACAACTTTGCCAGCAGTCGGTTGTTCCAGTCCGGAGAGGAGCGATAAAAGCGTTGTTTTACCAGAGCCTGACTTGCCCAGAAGACAAACGAACTCGCCCGTGGCAACCGAGAGCGATACCCCTTTAACGACGGTGAGATCGCCGTATCGTTTGCTGAG from the Syntrophorhabdaceae bacterium genome contains:
- a CDS encoding ABC transporter ATP-binding protein — translated: MNNGTILTGTELSKRYGDLTVVKGVSLSVATGEFVCLLGKSGSGKTTLLSLLSGLEQPTAGKVVLDGTDITSASEDELALFRRNNVGFIFQSFNLIPTLSAWENVALPLFPIKMPGEEREKRAMELLEKMEMGHRTDHLPSALSGGEKQRVAIARALINRPKVLFADEPTGNLDSATGDAIMEILNRLHTKEGVTILMVTHDVELAKTANRLIRMHDGEVMS